GATGGCCCCATGCCCACCCAACCGTCTCATATTCTATTATCCATTATAATATTCCAATTTTTGATTACATAGCACACTtggcacacaaacaaatcTTCGCTGAATGAAAGTAAAATCAGCCATTTGGTGGATGCATGAGCTACATAATAATAAGTAGTTCTTTTGTGCCAGCGCGTGTGTGTCTAATGTTTGTTCATATGCAAATTCCGCCATCCTGATCTTGGCAATCTGGGCAATTCTTCGGAGCCACTCATCACTCGAATGACACGCCCCAAACCCCGATCCCCAATCCCCCGATCTCCGGCGGCGACAGGTGGCTGTCGAGGCAATTAGATGGGGCTTCGTCTCCCCGGGGAATCTACACCCACTTTGCCGACAGCAAAAATGCGACAGAATGGTggaataacaataaacaaatgaatTCAGATGTAAATATAATCGCCTGGCACGTTGACAAGTAAATCAAGTAATTATCTGTGATAGATCGGAGCCTAAGTATTTGCTCTGACAAATTAGCAGAAAGTTGCAAGTGCAAATGGTGGGAAATGGTGGGAAATTTTGTGGAGAGCTACTGTGAAAAATGTGCAGCAGGTTAaggtttgtttttaataaagaTTTTAGGAGGGTCGCTGTAAACAAAACAGCTGGCAGTTGTTTTGTTGCATTTTCTCTAGCTATTTCGAGATTAATTGTTGttttaaatgggttttaaaaCCTCAAGGTTgcaattattgtttaaatatgcATAGTTTAGGAAATTCATAACTATCCAAAACGCTATTGAATCATTAAACTATATCAgtatttgtacatatgtaaatttttatcttTGCAAAAGTTCTTTCAATGCTTTTTTTCAATTCCTTACTTATCTTTAAAAGTTAGTTTAAATACAATAATTCAAACATAATGCTATCTATTCTTATCATTAGATAGTTTGCTTATAATTTGCGCCTTACTTAAACGCTGTAAGTCTAAAGTAAACCACGTTGGCTTTGTAAGATTCTTCTTGTTATGTATCTTTAAAAACTTGAAGATACGTACGTAGAAAAGGATGTAGTATAAGATAAGTTATATTTCTTAAATCCCTTATTAAACcttgtaaattatttaaatattcttttagGGTCTTGAGCATTTGATGTTCAGCCTGAACCTGGGTCAAATCCAGTTCGATCCCTCGCACACGATCGATCAGCATCGACCTCAGGGATACTCCAACCAAGGAACACGTGGCACCAATGTCACGTATTACTTTGAGCCGACACAAGTTAACACCACCGATGAGGAGGCTTTGGAGGTGCAAATCTCTCCGCCTGGCAATCGCTCAAAGGCGGAGTCGGAGGTCGAGGCTCCGGAGTTCCTGGAAATGCATGATCCCAAGCACCGGCATCCGAGGGAGAGTTCAGGTGGGTGGCGTTGTTTATACATAGTTGAGTAAAGATTTGCACCTGTCTTATCTTGATGGTCGGAGAATCCGCACTTCACTTCCATCCTTATTACTGTGTTTACCCACCAACAGCTATGTATGTCTGAAATGGCTGAGCTTCGCTGACAGACAACATGGTCATAAATGTAGTGAAGTTTTTGTTTAACACTTAGCTCGGTTGTCCAGTATCCACAAAGGCTGAGAAATTCAAAGGAATTCTCCGATTAAAGCTCACTTGAGCTGGCCATTAAAAACAGCAAACATGATAAAACACCAACCACCTGTGGCACAATACAAATTGAGTACGCCAGAATGTCGCATTCGCATCAGAATGGAGGTATAAATAGAtgactcgactcgactctTTCCATCAATTGGCCGATTTCCAAGTGCAAGGCGACCGGCGACTGCGGTCGGTCTATCATCAATTCAATTATGCCatcccatctcccatctcaTTTGGTTGATAGGAAGTTCCGTCTGTGATCGTGGCCTTGTCGCATAAATTATCATTACCATGCACGTATACTACACGTAGCTAGTACCAGATGCGTATTCTTTCGCCTTTTGGGCCGTAAATGTAGCCGTAAATCAGCAGGTAGGAAAGATCATTGTCAGCAGGCGACGAAAACAGGGCGATAACACGATTAACGGACGCATTATGGATGCGGaaatccaaaacaaaacaacaattgaaacagattcagatacaaatacagatacagatacagaaacaAAACGAGAAACAAACAGGCCTCAATCGGTTcgtttcttatttatttttcataacTGAGCCTTACGGTTAATTGAAGTGCACACAATCATTACAACGTTGTCCCATATAACAACTGACTGGATTAATAACAAGTTCGCACTTGTGAATTGGATAACATTTAAGTGGTAAAAGGGCAACGTGCCGGTATCGAAGAAACGTAACTGCTATTTCCACAAAGCttggaaaaagaaaattccCCATACCTAACATTATAAACAAAGTGCTTAAAAGgttgaaattaaaacaaacaggTGCTGGCCAGAATGTGAACCAAGCTATAGAACAATGCATAACGTACAGTTTATATTGCAAACTGCACAATCAAAAGTAAATAACATGTAACAAGAATTACTAAATGCCTCACTTGAAGCTCACCGAAGTACTAATTTGTTTACCCACGAGTCCTTTACTTTAAACCAGGACGATTTCCTTTGGTTCTTACAATATCATTACTTTTTCCCCTAATTTTCAGAACCCGTTCCAGCTTGCTTATCGCCCAAGTCGTTGCTTTCCCTCATCGTAAACCACAACGATCTCCACAAAAACATTGCCTACCGTAAACTGCTCATTAAGAATGACGCTAGTTCAACTGATGCCATCCACAATTCTGAAGAGGAATACAACGAATTCATCAACTCGGTGCGGATCACTCCGCGAGCTTTTATGAAACTCTGCCCAGCTCTATTAGCCCAAATCGATACTGGAGTGTGCAAGCAACCAGCTGCCCGATCGGAAAACCTTAACGATAAGAACCAGAAGATATGGTACGGTAGGTATCTCTAATTATACTTTGGCTTACAAGATAACTTACCTATATCGATATAGCTTGGATCTATGCCAGCATCACCATGTTTATACTCTCCGCTTGCGGTTTGCTCGGAATTCTTCTGGTTCCTCTGATGAAGTCAGCTGCCTACCAGGAAATCCTCAAGTTCCTGGTTTCCATCGCTGTGGGCACCTTAGCTGGCGATGCTCTCATGCACTTGCTGCCACATGCTCTTTTCAAGGAGGAAAAGCACGAGGAGGAAGTCACTGGCATTAATCCCTTGGAATCAGATCACAAGCATAGCAATGAGGCGGCTCTGCTATGTGGTTGTACTTTCCTGGCGGCACTATTCATGTATATGCTGGAGAACCTGATACCGCTGCTCAAGGGAGGTAAGCCAGGTGGTCATGGACATAGCCATGGACATGGTCACAGCCACGGCCACAGTCACGGACATATGGAGAAGTCCGCTGCCAAGGATGCTGTTGAACTCCCACCTCCACGAGAGCTCAATGTGATGCTGCAGGAGGCCAAGCTGGACGAGAAGACCCCTGATCGACCGCTCACTCCAGTAGCCTTCATGGTAATCATCGGAGATGGCTTGCACAATCTGACCGATGGCTTGGCCATTGGTGCAGCCTTTGCAAGTGATCCGGTCACTGGATTTGCTACAGCCTTTGCCGTTCTCTGCCATGAGTTGCCACACGAACTAGGCGACTTCGCTCTGTTGCTCCAAACAGGTGTCTCCATGCGAAGAGCCATCTATATGAACATTGTTAGCTCAGTTCTCAGCTTTGTG
This portion of the Drosophila santomea strain STO CAGO 1482 chromosome 3L, Prin_Dsan_1.1, whole genome shotgun sequence genome encodes:
- the LOC120448991 gene encoding zinc transporter foi, whose translation is MAQKQVLVLTLICLGSLFLKTVPASTEYNKYVAQIFQKYGNGGTINFEGLEHLMFSLNLGQIQFDPSHTIDQHRPQGYSNQGTRGTNVTYYFEPTQVNTTDEEALEVQISPPGNRSKAESEVEAPEFLEMHDPKHRHPRESSEPVPACLSPKSLLSLIVNHNDLHKNIAYRKLLIKNDASSTDAIHNSEEEYNEFINSVRITPRAFMKLCPALLAQIDTGVCKQPAARSENLNDKNQKIWYAWIYASITMFILSACGLLGILLVPLMKSAAYQEILKFLVSIAVGTLAGDALMHLLPHALFKEEKHEEEVTGINPLESDHKHSNEAALLCGCTFLAALFMYMLENLIPLLKGGKPGGHGHSHGHGHSHGHSHGHMEKSAAKDAVELPPPRELNVMLQEAKLDEKTPDRPLTPVAFMVIIGDGLHNLTDGLAIGAAFASDPVTGFATAFAVLCHELPHELGDFALLLQTGVSMRRAIYMNIVSSVLSFVGMSVGLFIAGIGDGMTQWIYAATAGSFLYIAFADLVPTMSVAHNPEMAKDPKGIIIQIVGILLGGLIMLAIALNEHDLEGLFKSF